A genomic stretch from Microtus pennsylvanicus isolate mMicPen1 chromosome 11, mMicPen1.hap1, whole genome shotgun sequence includes:
- the Krt23 gene encoding keratin, type I cytoskeletal 23 gives MNSSQGFSQTYSASVHGLGSSWSQSGSFHRTPSVHGGAGGVRISLSFTTPGCLPPGGSWGSERGSPLLGGNGKATMQNLNNRLATYLEKVRALEEANSKLESRILQWHQEREPGNRKDYSQYEENISHLQEQIVESKMTNAQIVVLIDNARMAVDDFNTKFESEHSFKKELEIEVESLRKTLDDLTIVTTDLEQEVEGMRKELILMKKRHEQEMEENHLPSDFKVNVKVDTTPGEDLIKVLEDMRQEYEQIIKKKHQELDTWFREQSAAMSQEAASLAPVQGNQNDIHELRRTFQALEIDLRAQHSRKSALENMLTETQTRYACRLQDMQQIISHYEEELMQLRQDLERQNNEHKVLLGIKTHLEKEIATYRQLLEGDFEGTMDGPESGTKGSATSMIKAITQESVNGRIVLSQVNEIQKHV, from the exons ATGAACTCCAGCCAGGGCTTTAGCCAGACCTACTCGGCCTCTGTCCACGGCCTTGGAAGCAGCTGGAGTCAGTCTGGGAGCTTCCACAGGACCCCTAGCGTCCATGGAGGCGCAGGGGGTGTCCGCATCTCCCTTTCCTTCACTACACCAGGCTGCCTGCCTCCTGGAGGATCATGGGGGTCTGAACGAGGCAGTCCCCTGCTAGGTGGAAATGGCAAGGCCACCATGCAAAACCTCAACAATCGCCTGGCCACCTACCTGGAGAAGGTACGGGCTCTGGAGGAGGCCAATTCAAAGCTGGAAAGTCGCATCCTACAATGGCATCAGGAGAGAGAACCTGGCAATAGGAAAGATTATTCCCAATATGAGGAAAACATCAGCCACCTTCAGGAGCAG ATCGTGGAAAGTAAGATGACCAATGCTCAAATTGTTGTGCTCATTGACAATGCCAGGATGGCAGTGGATGACTTCAACACCAA GTTTGAAAGTGAACACTCCTTTAAGAAAGAATTGGAAATTGAAGTCGAGAGCCTCCGAAAGACCTTGGATGATCTGACCATTGTCACGACAGACCTGGAACAGGAGGTGGAGGGAATGAGAAAGGAACTCATCCTCATGAAGAAGCGCCATGAGCAG GAAATGGAGGAGAATCATCTGCCAAGTGACTTCAAGGTCAACGTGAAGGTGGACACCACTCCAGGGGAGGATCTCATTAAGGTCCTGGAAGACATGAGGCAGGAATATGagcaaataataaagaagaaacacCAAGAGCTGGACACCTGGTTTAGAGAGCAG TCAGCAGCCATGTCCCAGGAGGCGGCCAGCCTGGCACCCGTACAGGGCAACCAAAATGACATCCATGAGCTGAGGCGAACGTTCCAGGCCCTAGAGATTGACCTGCGGGCACAGCACAGCAGG AAATCTGCTTTGGAAAACAtgctgacagagacacagactcgGTACGCCTGCCGCCTCCAGGACATGCAGCAGATCATCTCCCACTATGAGGAGGAGCTGATGCAGCTACGCCAAGACCTGGAGCGTCAGAACAATGAGCACAAAGTGCTGCTGGGCATCAAAACCCACCTAGAGAAGGAAATCGCCACCTACCGCCAGCTCCTGGAGGGAGACTTTGAAGG GACAATGGATGGACCGGAGTCGGGAACAAAAG GATCTGCAACTTCAATGATCAAGGCCATCACTCAAGAAAGCGTCAATGGAAGAATAGTTCTTTCTCAAGTGAATGAGATCCAAAAGCATGTGTGA